Proteins found in one Oncorhynchus mykiss isolate Arlee chromosome 3, USDA_OmykA_1.1, whole genome shotgun sequence genomic segment:
- the LOC118944745 gene encoding polysialoglycoprotein-like, translated as MIMGGVRELLLVVMTVGVVKVSCYPVGKSQKQDQVSLQRRLGELSSNDVSIVHALALLRSIGSDAKQAREEYLETNEVESQASPNHGSSPANDALSSEEKLRRMSSDDATSEAATGPSGDDATSEAATGPSGDDATSEAATGPSGDDATSEAATGPSGDDATSEAATGPSGDDATSEAATGPSGDDATSEAATGPSGDDATSEAATGPSGDDATSEAATGPSGDDATSEAATGPSGDDATSEAATGPSGDDATSEAATGPSGDDATSEAATGPSGDDATSEAATGPSGDDATSEAATGPSGDDATSEAATGPSGDDATSEAATGPSGDDATSEAATGPSGDDATSEAATGPSGDDATSEAATGPSGDDATSEAATGPSGDDATSEAATGPSGDDATSEAATGPSGDDATSEAATGPSGDDATSEAATGPSGDDATSEAATGPSGDDATSEAATGPSGDDATSEAATGPSGDDATSEAATGPSGDDATSEAATGPSGDDATSEAATGPSGDDATSEAATGPSGDDATSEAATGPSGDDATSEAATGPSGDDATSEAATGPSGDDATSEAATGPSGDDATSEAATGPSGDDATSEAATGPSGDDATSEAATGPSGDDAMDI; from the exons atgatcatgggaggtgtgagagaattgctgctcgttgtgatgactgtgggggttgtcaaag tttcttgttaccctgttggaaagtcccagaagcaagatcaagtctctctgcagaggagacttggag agctgtcatcaaatgacgtctccattgtgcatgccctggccttgctccgatccatagggtctgacgctaaacaagccagagaag agtatttagagaccaatgaagtagaatcccaagcttctccaaaccatggtagctctccggcaaatgatgccctgtcctctgaggagaagctgaggcgcatgtcctc cgacgacgccacctctgaagctgcgaccggcccgtctggcgacgacgccacctctgaagctgcgaccggcccgtctggcgacgacgccacctctgaagctgcgaccggcccgtctggcgacgacgccacctctgaagctgcgaccggcccgtctggcgacgacgccacctctgaagctgcgaccggcccgtctggcgacgacgccacctctgaagctgcgaccggcccgtctggcgacgacgccacctctgaagctgcgaccggcccgtctggcgacgacgccacctctgaagctgcgaccggcccgtctggcgacgacgccacctctgaagctgcgaccggcccgtctggcgacgacgccacctctgaagctgcgaccggcccgtctggcgacgacgccacctctgaagctgcgaccggcccgtctggcgacgacgccacctctgaagctgcgaccggcccgtctggcgacgacgccacctctgaagctgcgaccggcccgtctggcgacgacgccacctctgaagctgcgaccggcccgtctggcgacgacgccacctctgaagctgcgaccggcccgtctggcgacgacgccacctctgaagctgcgaccggcccgtctggcgacgacgccacctctgaagctgcgaccggcccgtctggcgacgacgccacctctgaagctgcgaccggcccgtctggcgacgacgccacctctgaagctgcgaccggcccgtctggcgacgacgccacctctgaagctgcgaccggcccgtctggcgacgacgccacctctgaagctgcgaccggcccgtctggcgacgacgccacctctgaagctgcgaccggcccgtctggcgacgacgccacctctgaagctgcgaccggcccgtctggcgacgacgccacctctgaagctgcgaccggcccgtctggcgacgacgccacctctgaagctgcgaccggcccgtctggcgacgacgccacctctgaagctgcgaccggcccgtctggcgacgacgccacctctgaagctgcgaccggcccgtctggcgacgacgccacctctgaagctgcgaccggcccgtctggcgacgacgccacctctgaagctgcgaccggcccgtctggcgacgacgccacctctgaagctgcgaccggcccgtctggcgacgacgccacctctgaagctgcgaccggcccgtctggcgacgacgccacctctgaagctgcgaccggcccgtctggcgacgacgccacctctgaagctgcgaccggcccgtctggcgacgacgccacctctgaagctgcgaccggcccgtctggcgacgacgccacctctgaagctgcgaccggcccgtctggcgacgacgccacctctgaagctgcgaccggcccgtctggcgacgacgccacctctgaagctgcgaccggcccgtctggcgacgacgccacctctgaagctgcgaccggcccgtctggcgacgacgccacctctgaagctgcgaccggcccgtccggcgacgacgccatggatatctga